The following proteins are co-located in the Triticum aestivum cultivar Chinese Spring chromosome 1A, IWGSC CS RefSeq v2.1, whole genome shotgun sequence genome:
- the LOC123042186 gene encoding 40S ribosomal protein S7 produces the protein MYTARKKIQKDKGLEPSEFEDSVAQAFFDLENGSQELKSDVKDLYINAAFQMDVTGNRKAVVIHVPYRLRKNFRKIHVRLVRELEKKFSGKDVVIVATRRIVRPPKKGSAVVRPRTRTLTAVHDGLLEDVVYPAEIVGKRVRYRLDGSKIIKIFLDPKERNNTEYKLDTFTAVYRRLCGKDVVYEYPVAETA, from the exons ATGTACACGGCGAGGAAGAAGATCCAGAAGGACAAGGGCCTCGAGCCCTCCGAGTTCGAGGACTCCGTCGCGCAG GCATTCTTCGACCTGGAGAATGGCAGCCAGGAGCTCAAGAGCGACGTTAAAGACCTCTACATCAACGCCGCCTT CCAGATGGATGTTACAGGGAACAGGAAGGCCGTAGTCATCCACGTGCCGTACAGGCTCCGCAAGAACTtcaggaagatccacgtcaggctTGTCAGGGAGCTCGAGAAGAAGTTCAGCGGCAAG GATGTTGTTATTGTTGCAACAAGGCGGATTGTGAGGCCACCCAAGAAGGGTTCTGCTGTTGTTCGCCCTCGTACCAGAACTTTGACCGCTGTTCATGATGGTCTTTTGGAGGATGTTGTGTACCCAGCTGAGATTGTGGGGAAACGTGTCAGATATCGCCTAGATGGCTCGAAGATCATTAAG ATCTTCTTGGACCCGAAGGAACGCAACAACACAGAGTACAAGTTGGATACCTTCACTGCAGTGTACCGCAGGCTTTGTGGCAAGGATGTTGTGTACGAGTACCCGGTTGCCGAAACTGCTTGA
- the LOC123042174 gene encoding uncharacterized protein has translation MGCSSFFRSDRFPASCFRESEAVFVNLKLLVIYGRIATAKKNVSLNTPSLDPAGQPGRTQLPSPRFSVALPPPPRSAAPVAGQIVDSTTEPAVPVYFPPDPIVFAVRRAWCKELQPHGSEEPAPTPLTPKRRSQARSGTRTTAPPSINCKMSSDSESDDDTNYERKKVMVLQYQHDMAMLYSAMSSIVGKYCKSWVMKADPRTSRLSGFEWLRETIGTPEETYTMLRMNANVFFDLHDKLVAEYGLKETCFVTTYESLAMYLWTLGGCESNRRTQNRFKHGADTVHRKFHEVLQCVVKMSSHNIRPQDPNFHIVHDRIKRDKRAYSHLKDFIGAIDGTHIRASIPEGPSKIRVHWKNRCNNTECDGGM, from the exons ATGGGCTGTAGTTCATTTTTTCGAAGCGATAGATTCCCAGCTTCCTGTTTTCGTGAATCTGAAGCTGTTTTCGTGAATCTGAAGCTGCTTGTTATTTACGGCCGAATTGCCACCGCCAAGAAAAACGTTTCGCTCAACACCCCCTCGCTCGATCCCGCAGGTCAACCTGGTCGCACACAACTCCCTTCCCCTCGCTTCTCTGTAGCCCTACCGCCGCCGCCACGCTCAGCAGCCCCCGTCGCCGGCCAAATCGTTGACTCAACTACAGAACCGGCCGTCCCAGTCTATTTCCCGCCGGATCCCATCGTCTTCGCCGTCCGTCGCGCCTGGTGCAAGGAGCTGCAACCCCATGGCTCGGAGGAGCCGGCCCCAACGCCATTGACGCCCAAGCGACGCTCCCAAGCCAGGAGTGGCACGAGGACTACCGCACCTCCAAGCATAAACTGCAAG ATGTCATCGGATAGTGAAAGTGACGATGACACAAATTATGAAAGAAAGAAAGTTATGGTTCTCCAATATCAACATGATATGGCCATGCTTTATTCGGCTATGTCATCAATAGTTGGGAAGTATTGCAAAAGTTGGGTCATGAAGGCCGACCCTAGGACATCTAGGTTGAGTGGTTTTGAATGGTTGCGAGAGACTATTGGCACACCCGAAGAGACGTACACAATGTTGAGAATGAATGCAAATGTGTTCTTTGATCTTCATGACAAGTTGGTGGCGGAGTATGGCCTCAAAGAAACATGTTTTGTTACCACTTATGAGTCTCTTGCTATGTACTTGTGGACCTTGGGCGGTTGTGAATCAAACAGGAGAACCCAAAACCGTTTCAAACATGGAGCAGATACAGTTCACCGTAAGTTCCATGAGGTTCTACAATGTGTGGTCAAGATGTCATCTCACAACATTAGGCCTCAAGACCCAAATTTTCACATCGTCCATGATAGGATTAAGCGTGACAAAAGGGCTTATTCTCATCTCAAAGATTTCATTGGTGCAATAGATGGAACACATATTAGGGCTTCTATTCCGGAAGGACCTTCAAAAATAAGGGTACATTGGAAGAACCGGTGCAACAACACAGAATGTGATGGCGGTATGTGA